One Trichomycterus rosablanca isolate fTriRos1 chromosome 10, fTriRos1.hap1, whole genome shotgun sequence DNA window includes the following coding sequences:
- the LOC134321639 gene encoding uncharacterized protein LOC134321639 — MAAEQERRATDHPSLMRRFWRSLCWPFGRVRSQTSFQDVCGGETEPEGSVDAENQTVMEGYLFKRASNVFKIWNRRWFLIQNNHLMYKKKSGNIMVVIADLRLCTAKHYKSIGRRCCFQVVSPTKIWVLQADSEERREAWIRTIQNMVANTDGDRTDESITSQSNEVVDLSPKQEGSSSSSESRGSQHTERDSLRPPSTSGTSAELSLGEIVLESAAVLDSLSDASLASSVESVKGTVGGTSHIEESPEELSTSTSCSDSIHTAGEKSTTTGKHSVQRGSAPSKECFDSLYGVGKLLGKGGCGSVFAGLRKADGKQVAIKIVLKSGCDRFITIPGEKNGLPVEVALMLMVSEPPHCEHVLELLEWFDMPECYVLILERPARCMDLFEYRRNGSLPERLAQVIMWQVVLAARHCRDRGVLHRDIKEQNLLVSFDTLEVKLIDFGCGDLLKSTPYRRFAGNCTSEVSSYKKQMTAIAYESRVCEPFLSLLFRHHTIRPT; from the exons ATGGCTGCTGAACAGGAGAGACGTGCTACCGACCATCCTTCTCTAATGCGACGCTTTTGGCGTAGTCTGTGCTGGCCGTTCGGTCGAGTTCGTTCTCAGACGTCTTTTCAGGACGTCTGTGGTGGCGAGACCGAACCGGAGGGCAGTGTGGACGCAGAGAACCAGACAGTTATGGAGGGATACTTGTTCAAGAGGGCCAGTAATGTCTTTAAAATATGGAACAG GCGCTGGTTCCTGATTCAGAACAACCACCTTATGTACAAGAAGAAATCCGGG AATATCATGGTGGTCATAGCTGATTTACGCCTGTGCACGGCCAAACACTACAAGAGCATCGGACGCCGTTGCTGCTTCCAGGTGGTTTCACCTACAAA gatctgGGTATTGCAGGCCGATTCAGAGGAGAGAAGAGAGGCTTGGATCAGAACCATTCAGAACATGGTTGCTAACACCGATGGTGACAGAACAGACGAATCCATCACTTCCCAATCAAATGAGGTGGTGGATTTGAGCCCAAAACAGGAAGGATCCAGTAGCTCCTCTGAATCACGAGGATCccaacacacagagagagactcgCTACGTCCACCATCCACTTCTGGAACCTCAG CTGAGCTGAGTCTTGGTGAAATTGTGCTGGAATCGGCTGCTGTGTTGGACTCCCTCTCTGATGCTTCTCTAGCGAGCAGTG TCGAGAGTGTTAAAGGTACAGTTGGAGGGACCTCACACATCGAAGAGAGCCCGGAGGAACTGAGCACCAGCACTTCCTGCAGCGACTCCATTCACACAG ctggTGAGAAGAGCACGACTACAGGAAAGCACTCGGTCCAGAGAGGCAGCGCTCCTTCCAAAG AGTGCTTCGATAGCCTGTACGGAGTCGGAAAGCTTCTGGGTAAAGGAGGCTGCGGTTCTGTGTTTGCAGGACTTCGTAAGGCCGATGGAAAACAG GTTGCTATTAAGATTGTGCTGAAGAGTGGCTGTGACAGATTCATCACCATT CCTGGTGAGAAGAACGGTCTCCCTGTAGAGGTGGCGTTGATGCTGATGGTGTCCGAGCCACCTCACTGCGAACACGTCCTGGAGCTCCTGGAATGGTTCGACATGCCCGAGTGCTACGTCTTGATCCTGGAGCGACCCGCCCGCTGCATGGACCTCTTCGAATACCGCAGGAACGGCTCACTTCCCGAACGTCTGGCTCAGGTCATCATGTGGCAGGTGGTTCTCGCCGCCCGTCATTGCCGTGATCGCGGCGTTCTCCATCGGGATATCAAGGAGCAGAACCTTCTGGTCAGTTTCGACACGTTAGAGGTCAAGCTCATAGACTTTGGCTGTGGGGACTTGCTCAAGTCGACACCCTACAGACGTTTTGCAGGTAATTGTACCTCGGAGGTCAGCagttataaaaaacagatgacAGCGATCGCATACGAAAGCCGTGTGTGTGAACCGTTTCTCTCACTTTTATTCAGGCACCATACTATACGCCCCACCTGA